One Bacillus amyloliquefaciens DSM 7 = ATCC 23350 DNA window includes the following coding sequences:
- a CDS encoding prophage endopeptidase tail family protein, with amino-acid sequence MYVLDRNTKTKYGLPFVEPKVNDNVNGKKDLSFSIILNEANQLEFNALVGRNFILLDEVRFKEQQYFINTPTIKQEGDVLSKDITATHIYAFRASKHLVHDTIEGYKTLDEALSHALKGSEFKYVIMNDAKNIKSVKLENFGAKKSLELMDEIITNYGVEFIVDNTTIYVYKKAGKEIVKTLDSTVNLKSLTITITEDNTTTRVKGYGKAKEEKDTLGDETLSYKSKSGSWSYDDSLKADFTKKIGSSFTFSFTGTGFKFKTLVSKLGGKWEFKIGDKKKTISVYEKDGNPTEKEFEIIRGLESKEYSVTATFKNRDSNNPNTKTAKKTDPVMYLLRGNIITVYRTYKNEDEKYVFPPVVYKHPDENKFLINGQPSWAETVTDDSIKTKEDMEKLLKTKVNPYPEVTFDVDYNELLDAVMAGVEDVIQAGDTIKVRAKTKLNGITYEDKIRITGNAYNPLDLSQPQSLTVNGGYIKSRIDLEVEEKKRAKNQEQAIKNYEAQLKAGLTEINIMKQQSSTETYQTTNTYTYSIEYTGGQWNVVSGDGFTTINNSTLVLNTDDDFDFSYVTCESSAILRDKGISLFSDYQDTDKVLISFTQDGKTIVPTAVPDGARVKILIIGTK; translated from the coding sequence ATGTACGTGTTGGATAGGAATACAAAAACAAAATATGGGTTGCCATTTGTTGAGCCAAAAGTAAATGACAATGTAAATGGTAAGAAGGACTTGTCGTTTTCGATTATTTTAAACGAAGCCAACCAACTTGAATTTAATGCCTTGGTAGGTAGGAACTTTATTTTATTAGATGAAGTGAGATTTAAGGAACAGCAATACTTTATTAATACCCCGACAATAAAACAAGAGGGTGACGTGCTCTCAAAAGACATTACAGCCACTCACATTTACGCATTCAGAGCTTCAAAACACCTGGTTCACGATACTATCGAAGGCTATAAAACGTTAGATGAAGCCCTATCACATGCTCTAAAAGGCAGTGAATTTAAATATGTAATCATGAACGATGCAAAGAACATAAAGTCAGTTAAATTAGAGAACTTTGGAGCGAAGAAATCTCTTGAGCTCATGGATGAGATAATAACGAACTATGGTGTTGAGTTCATTGTTGATAATACGACGATTTATGTTTATAAAAAGGCCGGTAAAGAGATTGTTAAGACCCTGGATAGCACTGTTAATTTAAAGTCGCTGACAATTACGATCACAGAAGACAACACAACGACTCGTGTTAAAGGATATGGGAAGGCAAAGGAAGAGAAAGACACGTTAGGAGACGAAACATTATCCTATAAATCAAAATCCGGCTCATGGTCTTATGATGATTCATTGAAAGCAGATTTCACAAAGAAAATCGGCTCATCATTTACATTTTCGTTTACGGGTACAGGCTTTAAGTTTAAGACGTTAGTTTCAAAGCTTGGTGGCAAATGGGAGTTCAAGATTGGTGATAAGAAGAAAACTATTTCAGTCTATGAAAAGGATGGCAATCCAACTGAAAAGGAATTCGAAATCATTCGTGGGCTTGAAAGCAAGGAATACAGTGTAACAGCCACATTTAAAAACAGGGATTCTAACAACCCTAATACAAAGACAGCGAAGAAGACTGACCCAGTAATGTATCTATTGAGGGGAAATATCATTACTGTTTACAGGACATACAAGAATGAAGATGAAAAGTATGTTTTCCCTCCGGTTGTCTACAAGCATCCCGATGAAAATAAGTTCTTGATTAATGGTCAGCCTTCATGGGCTGAGACTGTAACAGACGATTCGATTAAAACGAAAGAGGATATGGAGAAGCTCTTGAAAACCAAGGTGAATCCGTATCCAGAAGTAACGTTTGACGTTGATTACAATGAATTATTGGATGCTGTAATGGCAGGTGTAGAAGACGTTATCCAAGCAGGAGATACAATAAAGGTCAGAGCGAAAACTAAATTAAATGGGATTACATATGAAGACAAAATCCGGATAACTGGTAATGCCTACAACCCATTAGACTTAAGTCAGCCGCAAAGCTTAACCGTAAATGGTGGATATATTAAAAGTCGAATAGATTTAGAGGTTGAGGAAAAGAAACGTGCCAAGAATCAAGAGCAAGCAATAAAGAACTATGAAGCACAGTTAAAAGCAGGATTGACCGAAATAAACATTATGAAGCAACAAAGCAGCACAGAAACATATCAAACAACAAATACATACACATATTCCATTGAATACACTGGTGGACAGTGGAATGTAGTAAGTGGTGATGGGTTTACAACTATAAACAACAGTACGTTGGTATTGAATACTGATGATGACTTTGATTTTTCTTATGTGACATGTGAATCATCGGCAATTCTCAGAGATAAAGGGATTAGCTTATTTTCAGATTATCAAGACACAGATAAAGTTTTGATTTCATTTACCCAGGATGGAAAAACAATTGTCCCAACAGCCGTTCCGGATGGAGCGAGAGTGAAAATCCTAATTATAGGAACAAAATAG
- a CDS encoding phage tail domain-containing protein produces MKKSDLIIDGMFLSEHLKGVSLSSFRPESPSYERQTTFTHSLVDGTMTYRKGNKGRLNDKKITATFTIIASNSQQFDMKRDEIYDYLSRPDPYYVIYSPQPLKRWLVTCDDSYSVFRENGKKWKEFDVTLTAIQGAAESVYDSTASMNLADNMFHLGMNIGRDSNPVYHFKNRSTFTVENIGNVTIDPYRHNYNVEMYLEGKDITITNLTNNDTVTLVGTQSKSNKLSLFSHHIVNGTKVIETRNGRFPTLEKGQNKFKITGATYSDIKFITHFYYK; encoded by the coding sequence TTGAAAAAGAGTGATTTGATTATTGATGGAATGTTTTTAAGCGAGCATCTTAAAGGTGTCTCGCTTTCTTCATTTCGTCCTGAGTCACCATCATATGAAAGGCAAACAACATTTACTCACTCGTTAGTGGATGGGACAATGACCTATCGAAAAGGAAATAAAGGGAGACTCAACGACAAAAAGATTACGGCAACCTTTACTATTATAGCCAGTAATTCACAGCAATTTGATATGAAAAGAGATGAGATATACGATTATCTATCTCGTCCGGATCCTTATTACGTTATCTATTCACCACAACCTTTAAAAAGATGGCTTGTTACCTGTGATGACAGCTATTCAGTATTTCGGGAGAACGGCAAGAAGTGGAAAGAGTTTGATGTCACTCTCACAGCCATTCAGGGTGCTGCGGAAAGTGTATATGATAGTACAGCTTCAATGAACCTTGCAGACAATATGTTTCACTTGGGGATGAATATTGGAAGAGACTCTAATCCCGTGTACCATTTCAAGAACCGATCCACGTTCACAGTTGAGAATATAGGTAATGTGACAATAGATCCTTACAGACACAATTACAATGTTGAAATGTACCTTGAAGGAAAAGACATTACAATTACAAACCTAACTAACAACGACACTGTAACACTAGTAGGTACTCAATCTAAGTCAAACAAATTAAGCTTGTTTTCCCATCACATTGTTAATGGAACGAAAGTAATTGAAACAAGAAATGGACGCTTTCCAACATTAGAAAAAGGTCAAAATAAGTTTAAAATCACAGGTGCCACCTATAGTGATATTAAGTTTATAACCCATTTTTATTATAAGTAA
- a CDS encoding phage tail tape measure protein, whose amino-acid sequence MATEGKPIGSLVINATMNDAGVNRGITGLKNNLKTAKTATNAMVQELKSVGDELGANKKQLEGYSNQLKIQESIVEEYNKSYQEQVKLYGKGSEQAQKYAQRLNTQIQTYQSLQGSIMRTETTIKRLEQAEEKASNSTEKLSVDLKKTGDSSKEAHGDVSKFSSFVKSGLVGALAKGTLAVGALTAAVGGMGAKMVLDTQKTQGEFRAQLGLTETEAKKLTTTATAVWRDGFGENMESVKDSIGQVRQNIKGLSENELKQVTKDSIVLADTFDADVNEVTRAGNNIMKGFGESSKKAFDLMTYGAQNGLNFSNEMFDNLSEYAPLFSKMGFSAQEYFQLLKKGTDSGVYNLDYINDVMKEFQIRVKDGSDSTSGAMGQLSGSTQKVWKSFLKGKSTVKDVSNKVLGELKGMKNQVNANNIGVALYGTKWEDLESKAMYSLGGIDGKIGQIDGKTKAAGQALQDNFGARLKKIGRTGLTALMPLGNGLLNVLEPAMNGLESGMKGLDPVFKSISSAGNNIKKVFSGIFDIFNGDSNKGSDKLMDFFPVLTVQSIIDGINSIKNSFNGLKTQAQPIIDSMKSGFAAMQPVFSTIGTIASSVFATLGPLIKQALGGIMSFVGQLSAQWGTFWKENGTVISQALQNVWKVVQFVMPVILAIIQSVWGNIKGVITGAISVIQGVIKVFSGLLTGDFGKMWEGIKQIFSGAIKMIWNGIQLTFFGKILGGAKALGAGLKGIFPKMWGWIKGVFKDGASSVGKFFISMKDKAFKIVSDMKSGITKKFWDIVDAAKALPKKMGDGIKTMGGKAWDGIKAFGNRTLRGFGKIINGFTQGGINWILGKIGVSEDKRIPKWDVPQYANGTGAHPGGLAILGDGKGSNAGSEAFITPSGHMGLSPAKDTLMNLPRGTEVLSARETKAFLSGIPAYSNGTKKKEGIISRVWNGAKAAAGKVKDFALDVFSYISNPSKLINKVIEKIGLKMPNFAGFAGDFVKGSFNFVKDKSVGFIKKMFGEASNFGEGGTAAVKKWVAEALKIKGLGSQFSSALETIAMRESGGNPNVVNRWDSNWKAGHPSQGLMQFIPSTFNAHKEPGYGNIKNPVHQVLASINYLNSRYGGILNHPGLKSMAKGGRYIGYDKGGLITRDHTAEVHRGELILPLRKFRRKQAHKVLSQAGNMVGYKPESQQATDNNALLQMVAKQQQQIDILQTQSNQNNQMIALLTQLVAKDPQVSLNIHDLNRAQDKAYQRERGQKYMINNLSLT is encoded by the coding sequence ATGGCTACTGAAGGAAAACCCATAGGCAGTTTAGTTATTAATGCCACAATGAATGATGCCGGGGTAAACCGAGGTATAACGGGGCTAAAGAATAACCTTAAAACAGCTAAAACAGCAACAAACGCTATGGTTCAGGAGCTTAAGTCGGTTGGTGATGAACTTGGCGCAAACAAGAAGCAGCTTGAAGGTTATTCAAATCAGTTAAAGATCCAAGAGAGTATTGTTGAAGAATACAATAAGTCATATCAAGAGCAAGTTAAGCTTTATGGAAAAGGTTCAGAACAAGCGCAGAAATATGCACAACGTTTAAACACTCAAATACAGACTTATCAATCCTTACAGGGTTCGATTATGCGTACTGAAACAACAATTAAGCGACTTGAACAAGCCGAAGAAAAGGCAAGTAATAGCACAGAAAAACTTTCGGTTGATCTGAAAAAGACCGGCGATTCTTCAAAAGAGGCACATGGAGATGTATCCAAGTTTTCTTCATTTGTTAAAAGTGGGCTTGTAGGAGCGCTTGCTAAAGGTACATTAGCTGTAGGTGCTTTGACAGCAGCGGTAGGTGGAATGGGCGCTAAGATGGTGCTTGATACACAGAAAACCCAAGGGGAATTTAGAGCGCAACTAGGGTTGACAGAGACTGAGGCTAAGAAATTAACCACTACAGCAACAGCAGTATGGAGAGACGGCTTCGGAGAAAACATGGAATCTGTTAAAGATTCTATTGGACAAGTTAGACAGAACATAAAGGGTCTTAGTGAAAATGAATTGAAACAGGTCACAAAGGATTCTATTGTATTAGCTGACACCTTTGATGCTGATGTAAACGAAGTTACACGAGCTGGTAATAACATTATGAAGGGCTTCGGAGAATCGAGCAAAAAAGCGTTTGATTTAATGACCTATGGAGCACAAAATGGCCTGAACTTCTCAAATGAAATGTTTGACAACCTTTCTGAGTATGCACCGTTATTTTCTAAAATGGGTTTCTCAGCGCAAGAATACTTCCAATTGTTAAAGAAAGGAACAGACTCTGGCGTTTATAACCTTGATTACATAAACGATGTAATGAAAGAATTTCAGATCAGGGTAAAAGATGGTTCTGATTCAACATCAGGAGCTATGGGGCAACTGTCAGGAAGCACTCAGAAGGTATGGAAAAGCTTTTTGAAAGGGAAGAGTACGGTTAAAGATGTTTCAAATAAAGTCCTAGGTGAATTGAAAGGCATGAAAAACCAGGTCAATGCCAATAACATTGGTGTCGCTTTGTATGGTACTAAGTGGGAAGACTTAGAATCAAAAGCGATGTATTCATTGGGTGGCATTGATGGGAAAATTGGTCAGATTGATGGCAAAACTAAAGCAGCAGGACAGGCTTTACAAGATAATTTTGGTGCTCGTTTAAAGAAGATTGGTCGAACAGGTTTGACAGCACTAATGCCTTTAGGAAATGGGTTACTGAATGTATTAGAACCTGCTATGAATGGATTAGAATCAGGAATGAAGGGGCTTGATCCTGTATTCAAAAGTATTTCAAGCGCAGGGAACAACATTAAAAAGGTGTTCTCTGGTATCTTTGATATTTTCAATGGTGATTCTAACAAAGGTTCGGACAAGCTCATGGATTTCTTTCCTGTTTTAACAGTACAGTCCATAATTGACGGCATTAATAGCATAAAGAACTCGTTTAATGGGTTGAAAACACAGGCTCAACCGATCATAGACAGTATGAAAAGTGGCTTTGCTGCAATGCAACCCGTCTTTTCAACAATAGGGACAATTGCATCCAGTGTATTTGCCACACTTGGGCCATTAATTAAACAAGCATTAGGCGGTATCATGTCGTTTGTAGGACAGCTATCAGCACAATGGGGGACATTCTGGAAAGAGAACGGAACGGTTATTTCTCAAGCACTTCAAAATGTTTGGAAAGTCGTTCAATTCGTAATGCCTGTTATTCTTGCAATCATACAGTCAGTTTGGGGGAATATTAAAGGCGTTATAACTGGGGCTATCTCAGTTATTCAGGGTGTTATCAAAGTATTCTCAGGGTTATTAACGGGCGACTTCGGTAAGATGTGGGAAGGTATTAAACAAATCTTCTCAGGTGCAATTAAAATGATTTGGAATGGTATCCAATTAACATTCTTCGGTAAGATACTTGGTGGTGCTAAAGCATTAGGCGCTGGACTTAAAGGTATTTTCCCTAAAATGTGGGGTTGGATTAAAGGTGTGTTCAAGGATGGTGCTTCAAGCGTCGGGAAGTTCTTCATTTCTATGAAAGACAAGGCATTTAAGATTGTCAGTGATATGAAATCAGGTATCACTAAAAAGTTTTGGGATATTGTTGACGCTGCTAAAGCATTGCCTAAAAAAATGGGTGATGGAATCAAGACTATGGGCGGTAAAGCCTGGGACGGTATCAAGGCGTTTGGAAATAGAACACTCCGTGGCTTCGGAAAAATCATCAATGGTTTTACTCAAGGCGGTATTAACTGGATCCTTGGAAAGATCGGCGTCTCAGAAGACAAGCGAATACCAAAATGGGATGTTCCTCAATATGCAAATGGTACTGGAGCTCATCCAGGTGGGCTTGCAATCCTTGGTGATGGTAAAGGTTCAAATGCGGGCTCAGAAGCCTTCATAACACCTTCAGGACACATGGGTTTAAGCCCTGCTAAAGACACGCTCATGAACCTTCCAAGAGGAACAGAAGTCCTGTCAGCTAGAGAAACTAAAGCCTTCTTATCTGGTATCCCGGCATATTCAAATGGAACTAAAAAGAAAGAAGGAATCATCTCCAGGGTATGGAATGGGGCGAAAGCTGCGGCAGGGAAAGTTAAAGACTTTGCTTTAGATGTGTTTAGCTACATCAGTAATCCATCAAAGCTTATTAACAAGGTTATTGAAAAGATTGGTTTGAAGATGCCTAATTTTGCAGGCTTTGCTGGAGATTTTGTCAAAGGTTCATTTAACTTTGTTAAAGACAAATCTGTTGGTTTCATTAAGAAGATGTTTGGTGAAGCCAGTAACTTTGGTGAAGGTGGTACAGCTGCAGTTAAGAAATGGGTAGCTGAAGCATTAAAAATCAAAGGGTTGGGTTCACAGTTTTCAAGTGCATTGGAAACCATTGCAATGCGAGAATCCGGTGGTAACCCAAATGTCGTTAATAGATGGGATTCAAACTGGAAAGCCGGTCATCCGTCACAGGGGTTAATGCAGTTCATCCCAAGTACCTTTAATGCTCATAAGGAGCCTGGATATGGAAATATTAAGAATCCTGTTCACCAAGTCCTAGCCTCCATTAATTATCTGAATAGCAGATACGGGGGCATTCTTAATCATCCTGGCTTAAAGTCAATGGCCAAAGGTGGCAGGTACATTGGCTACGATAAAGGCGGTCTAATTACTCGTGATCATACGGCTGAAGTTCATAGAGGTGAGTTAATTCTTCCTTTGCGTAAGTTTAGAAGGAAACAAGCTCACAAGGTGCTTAGTCAGGCTGGGAACATGGTTGGTTATAAACCAGAATCCCAACAAGCCACAGACAATAACGCTCTCTTACAAATGGTTGCAAAGCAGCAACAGCAAATTGACATTCTTCAAACTCAGTCAAATCAGAACAACCAAATGATCGCATTGTTGACGCAATTAGTAGCCAAAGACCCTCAAGTTTCTCTCAACATTCATGATTTAAACAGAGCCCAAGATAAAGCTTATCAAAGAGAACGAGGACAAAAGTACATGATTAATAATTTATCATTAACATAG
- the gpG gene encoding phage tail assembly chaperone G: protein MARITLKDYSQAKVNEVGEIIEVPEKTYVVGIVTARKLRRALEISSHVEEMTNLEANDEMIDYIVEVFENQFTADDVLDGVASDELDEVIQNVMDQITGAEKKKKQLKEKALKAQG, encoded by the coding sequence ATGGCACGTATTACATTGAAAGATTACTCACAAGCGAAAGTAAATGAAGTAGGAGAAATTATTGAAGTACCTGAGAAAACATATGTCGTTGGAATTGTTACAGCAAGAAAGCTTCGAAGAGCTCTGGAAATCTCTTCTCATGTTGAAGAAATGACTAATTTAGAAGCTAATGATGAAATGATTGACTATATTGTTGAGGTTTTCGAAAATCAATTTACAGCAGATGATGTTTTAGACGGTGTAGCTTCTGATGAACTCGATGAAGTCATTCAAAATGTAATGGATCAAATCACTGGTGCTGAGAAAAAAAAGAAACAACTGAAGGAGAAGGCGTTGAAAGCTCAGGGATAG
- a CDS encoding major tail protein, giving the protein MAKIGLTDLRYAVVDSETEQVTTVTRIRGAQSAKLDVSNENEKIYADDGVYAVIGSGISDAKLELGLADLKQEDRTKILGIKVVDGIEEYHKDTDPPYVCVTWKEKHHNKGYIYYALLKGKFAIPSSEGKTKEDKVSAQTDSIEGQFMPRQKDELVFLIGDDQHADFTVEKFYKKAYGITVTDPTQDTTVALDK; this is encoded by the coding sequence ATGGCTAAAATCGGTTTAACAGATCTTCGGTATGCTGTTGTAGACAGCGAAACGGAGCAAGTAACAACAGTAACAAGAATTAGAGGGGCTCAGAGTGCAAAGCTTGATGTCTCAAACGAAAACGAAAAAATTTACGCCGATGATGGTGTATATGCTGTAATTGGCTCAGGTATTAGTGATGCAAAACTTGAGTTAGGTTTGGCAGATTTGAAACAAGAAGACAGAACGAAAATTCTAGGAATTAAAGTTGTAGATGGAATTGAAGAGTATCACAAAGATACTGATCCTCCATACGTTTGCGTTACTTGGAAAGAGAAGCACCATAACAAAGGGTACATTTACTATGCTCTTTTGAAAGGGAAATTCGCAATCCCATCATCTGAAGGTAAAACAAAAGAAGACAAGGTTAGTGCACAAACAGATTCCATTGAGGGTCAATTCATGCCACGTCAAAAAGATGAGTTGGTATTCCTGATTGGTGATGATCAACACGCTGATTTTACAGTAGAGAAATTTTATAAAAAGGCTTATGGAATCACAGTTACAGATCCAACACAAGATACTACAGTAGCACTGGACAAGTAA
- a CDS encoding DUF3168 domain-containing protein, whose product MKLPIQEVEQSLSNNVELTSLVPDERIYMVYVPEEHQVVENAPMIRINELESYRKDYADDEVQTISVDIQIDLWTKKIEEARVIQSIIDDIMADNDYQQYASAFDRDPDIELYRYARRYRATKYINL is encoded by the coding sequence ATGAAGCTTCCAATTCAAGAAGTTGAACAATCATTGAGTAATAATGTCGAGCTTACCTCCCTTGTGCCTGATGAGCGCATCTACATGGTCTATGTACCGGAAGAGCATCAAGTTGTCGAGAATGCACCAATGATACGAATAAATGAATTAGAAAGCTATCGTAAAGACTATGCAGATGATGAAGTACAAACGATTAGTGTAGATATCCAAATTGATTTATGGACTAAGAAAATTGAGGAAGCAAGAGTTATTCAATCAATTATTGATGACATAATGGCGGACAACGATTATCAGCAATATGCATCAGCGTTTGATCGTGATCCTGATATTGAACTATATCGCTATGCAAGACGTTATAGAGCAACGAAATACATAAATCTCTAA
- a CDS encoding HK97-gp10 family putative phage morphogenesis protein — MAEDLQGYEDTQKALDKMARKSTKAGKIALAEGGKIFAKGLEKNTPKARDSKHKTHMKDNVVYSKPKEDGELFVSVGYGKETASRIHFSNFGTIKQPPQHFMERTENEYAQEVLNVIAQIYSREMGL, encoded by the coding sequence ATGGCAGAAGACTTACAAGGATATGAAGATACACAAAAGGCTTTAGATAAGATGGCTAGGAAATCCACTAAGGCGGGGAAAATTGCTCTTGCTGAAGGGGGAAAGATTTTTGCCAAGGGGTTAGAAAAGAACACACCAAAGGCTAGAGATAGTAAACATAAAACCCATATGAAAGACAATGTTGTTTACTCAAAGCCAAAGGAAGACGGTGAGTTATTCGTAAGTGTGGGCTATGGGAAAGAAACTGCCTCACGTATACACTTTTCAAACTTCGGAACAATTAAACAACCTCCGCAGCATTTCATGGAGCGTACTGAAAATGAATATGCACAAGAAGTGTTAAATGTAATTGCTCAAATTTATTCAAGGGAGATGGGACTATGA
- a CDS encoding phage head closure protein, with protein MDFSRLDTPISFIKIKNGKDKNGENAEVKETLFWCFAEIKDQKLRDKVATLGTVLEDTITFIVRYDQPMKITNDMKVLYDEELYEIKDVLPNSRKKDMRDIVVKKVG; from the coding sequence ATGGACTTCAGTAGGCTTGATACACCTATTTCATTTATCAAAATCAAGAATGGTAAAGACAAGAACGGTGAGAACGCAGAAGTGAAAGAAACTCTTTTCTGGTGTTTTGCTGAAATTAAGGATCAGAAACTGCGGGATAAGGTTGCCACTCTTGGCACAGTCCTTGAGGACACCATTACTTTTATTGTGCGCTATGATCAGCCAATGAAAATAACAAATGACATGAAGGTTCTATATGATGAAGAACTCTATGAAATCAAAGACGTGTTACCAAACTCACGGAAAAAAGACATGAGAGACATAGTTGTTAAGAAGGTGGGTTAA
- a CDS encoding head-tail connector protein, which translates to MTLEDLKLYLRVNHNFHDTQIKLLQAAAESYVKDAVTLSENRESYFTDNPKFELATSMLIGHWYENGSATAEKQVNEVPFGVINLIQQMRGAYVDGLQ; encoded by the coding sequence ATGACACTTGAGGATTTAAAACTCTATCTTAGGGTTAACCACAATTTCCACGATACCCAAATTAAGCTCCTCCAAGCTGCAGCGGAAAGCTACGTTAAGGATGCTGTAACCCTTTCTGAAAATCGTGAATCCTACTTTACCGACAATCCCAAATTTGAATTAGCAACTTCTATGTTAATTGGTCATTGGTACGAAAATGGCAGCGCAACAGCAGAAAAGCAAGTAAATGAAGTTCCATTTGGTGTGATTAATCTCATTCAACAAATGAGAGGAGCGTATGTTGATGGACTTCAGTAG
- a CDS encoding phage major capsid protein: MLKEKLIETRSLIATKRDEVNAKIDEAQAKADEGNLDEAKNLKDQVQALQKELTDLTAKLADLEEIAGLAKEETVKEEQKSNDGNGEQRSMKQETRDLLGEDKRSEEVRNFEKYLRSKGQYRDGVAMVDAEAVIPIDVITKPQQEPEDVVDLAAMINNINVKTGSGTYPVLANADTELIPVAELEKNPQLAKPKFTKVSWEVETYRGYLPISQEALDDAGVDLSAIVANYLQQIKRNTKNARVANVLRSFAKKTVSSTDDIKQIFNVDLKQAYNRDVVSSASAFQWLDTLKDKNGQYLLQQNISASSGKSLLSSKVSVVDDKVLGTKAGDAVMFIGDLKRAGLFVNRIDATAKWVDNDIYGQLLQIAVRFDVQQADPKAGYFVTVTPQVETTEPATA, translated from the coding sequence ATGTTAAAAGAAAAATTGATTGAAACTAGATCTCTTATTGCTACAAAGCGTGATGAAGTAAATGCGAAGATTGATGAAGCGCAAGCTAAAGCTGATGAAGGGAATCTGGATGAAGCTAAAAATCTCAAAGATCAGGTTCAAGCACTGCAAAAAGAACTTACTGATCTTACAGCAAAATTAGCTGATTTAGAAGAAATTGCTGGTCTAGCAAAAGAAGAAACTGTAAAGGAAGAACAAAAATCTAATGATGGAAATGGGGAACAGCGCTCAATGAAACAAGAAACACGTGATCTACTTGGTGAAGATAAAAGAAGTGAAGAAGTAAGAAATTTTGAAAAGTACCTCCGTTCTAAAGGTCAGTATCGTGATGGAGTTGCAATGGTTGATGCAGAGGCAGTAATCCCAATTGATGTCATTACTAAACCTCAACAAGAACCGGAAGATGTCGTTGACTTGGCAGCTATGATTAACAACATTAATGTAAAAACTGGTTCTGGTACATATCCTGTTCTTGCAAATGCTGACACTGAGCTGATTCCTGTTGCAGAACTTGAGAAAAATCCTCAATTAGCTAAACCAAAATTCACTAAGGTTTCTTGGGAAGTAGAAACATACCGTGGATATTTGCCTATTTCTCAAGAAGCTCTTGATGATGCTGGAGTAGATTTGAGTGCAATTGTAGCAAACTACCTACAACAAATTAAACGGAACACAAAGAATGCCAGAGTAGCTAATGTTTTAAGATCATTTGCTAAGAAAACTGTATCTAGCACTGACGATATCAAACAAATCTTTAACGTTGATTTAAAACAAGCTTACAACCGTGACGTGGTATCCTCTGCTTCTGCTTTCCAATGGCTTGATACTCTTAAAGATAAAAATGGTCAGTACCTTCTTCAACAAAACATCTCCGCATCTTCTGGAAAATCCCTTCTTAGCAGCAAAGTAAGTGTAGTAGATGACAAAGTCTTAGGTACAAAAGCAGGAGACGCAGTTATGTTTATTGGTGATCTTAAAAGAGCTGGGCTGTTTGTAAACCGTATCGATGCAACTGCTAAATGGGTGGATAATGACATTTATGGTCAGCTCCTTCAAATTGCGGTACGCTTTGATGTTCAGCAAGCTGATCCTAAAGCTGGCTACTTTGTAACAGTTACACCACAAGTTGAAACAACTGAACCAGCTACAGCCTAA
- a CDS encoding HK97 family phage prohead protease, with the protein MSKTEIRLFNEDGLETRSEGEKAKVIAGYALKFNTKSNVLGNFIETIEPGALDGTDMSDVRALVDHVPSQIIGRTTSGTLKLNVDDVGLRFEVTLPSTQYANDLYENIRLGNITNCSFGFHLAPQGAVRQKNPTTGVDFQRIRKISKLTDISVVTYPAYNDTDVFARNLNEAIKESNQKETEELKFQLELLKLRNQSL; encoded by the coding sequence TTGAGTAAAACTGAAATCAGATTATTTAATGAAGATGGTCTGGAAACTCGTTCAGAAGGGGAGAAAGCCAAGGTTATTGCTGGATACGCCTTGAAGTTTAATACGAAATCAAACGTATTAGGCAATTTCATTGAAACAATTGAACCTGGGGCGTTAGATGGCACGGATATGAGTGACGTAAGAGCACTTGTTGACCATGTGCCTAGTCAGATCATTGGAAGAACAACATCAGGAACACTGAAATTAAACGTTGATGATGTTGGTTTGCGTTTTGAAGTTACATTACCAAGTACACAATACGCTAACGATCTTTATGAGAATATTCGTTTGGGGAATATTACGAATTGTTCATTTGGATTTCATTTAGCTCCACAAGGTGCAGTTAGACAAAAGAATCCAACAACCGGTGTGGATTTTCAGCGGATTAGAAAGATATCAAAACTAACTGACATCTCGGTGGTTACATACCCAGCCTACAACGATACAGATGTGTTTGCACGCAATCTGAATGAGGCTATTAAAGAATCTAATCAGAAGGAAACTGAAGAATTAAAATTTCAACTTGAATTATTGAAACTAAGAAACCAAAGCCTTTAA